From Cannabis sativa cultivar Pink pepper isolate KNU-18-1 chromosome 8, ASM2916894v1, whole genome shotgun sequence, a single genomic window includes:
- the LOC115699849 gene encoding uncharacterized protein LOC115699849, with protein MNTLLWNVQGLGNPWTIRSLNSLVIRHTPQLVFIMESKLNNVSAEALHVKLGFGGCFVVEARGKSGCLLLLWSEKVETHVLSFSPFHIDSFIRMEEGQWWRFTSFYGDPDPSQRTQSWKLLNRICRMYSGPWAVGGDFNEILSQKEKMGGPPKPGYLIKNFRKALDACKLREIAFEGSDYTWCNGRKNNLIFERLDRVCGNSDWFDMFPFAQVRHLERTNSDHCPLLLTESDSSPMTTNKTRWRTRFHFESAWADDED; from the coding sequence ATGAATACTCTGCTCTGGAACGTCCAAGGGCTGGGGAACCCTTGGACGATTCGTTCCTTAAACTCCCTGGTGATTCGTCACACTCCTCAATTGGTTTTCATTATGGAATCGAAACTTAACAATGTTAGCGCGGAAGCTTTGCATGTCAAATTGGGCTTTGGTGGGTGCTTTGTGGTTGAAGCCAGAGGTAAGAGTGGGTGTCTTCTTTTGTTGTGGTCCGAGAAAGTTGAAACCCATGTTCTTTCTTTCTCCCCTTTCCACATAGATTCTTTCATTAGAATGGAGGAAGGGCAGTGGTGGAGATTTACTAGTTTCTATGGAGATCCAGATCCAAGTCAACGTACTCAATCTTGGAAGCTGTTGAACAGGATTTGCCGTATGTACTCGGGGCCGTGGGCAGTGGGTGGAGACTTTAATGAAATCCTgagtcaaaaagaaaaaatgggAGGTCCTCCCAAACCGGGATACCTTATTAAAAACTTCAGAAAGGCTCTGGACGCATGTAAACTTCGGGAGATTGCGTTTGAAGGTAGTGATTACACTTGGTGCAATGGGAGGAAGAATAATCTCATTTTTGAAAGACTTGATCGAGTTTGTGGTAACTCGGATTGGTTTGACATGTTTCCCTTTGCTCAAGTGCGTCATTTAGAGAGAACCAACTCGGACCATTGTCCCCTTCTTCTCACAGAAAGTGACTCTTCTCCTATGACCACGAATAAGACTAGATGGCGAACCCGATTTCACTTTGAAAGTGCTTGGGCAGATGATGAAGACTAG
- the LOC115699068 gene encoding uncharacterized protein LOC115699068, with amino-acid sequence MSRPWALVCLLLLIVFTSQFEWKQQYGNEIEATPDTSRRQQYISEREESVKEKIILSQEKNIQKLNELVQSLREQLLQCKGENEADNGTTTPLTELLTELERQPVLRTSPGPLASMF; translated from the exons ATGTCAAGACCTTGGGCCCTTGTTTGTTTGCTCTTGTTAATTGTATTTACATCACAATTTGAATGGAAACAACAGTATGGAAATGAGATTGAAGCTACTCCAGATACTTCCAGGAGGCAACAATATATATCTGAAAGAGAAGAATCTGTCAAAGAAAAA ATTATTCTCTCTCAGGAGAAAAATATACAGAAACTTAATGAGCTTGTACAAAGTCTTCGGGAGCAATTGCTACAGTGCAAGGGTGAAAATGAGGCTGACAATGGCACTACAACCCCGCTCACAGAACTTCTAACTGAGCTTGAGAGACAACCTGTCCTGAGGACTAGTCCTGGGCCCCTGGCTAGTATGTTTTAA